A single Brachybacterium sillae DNA region contains:
- a CDS encoding ABC transporter ATP-binding protein, producing MVRVEQMTKRFSLRHNRSLKELVFSALQRKPLGDTFLALDHVDLSVRAGETVGLIGYNGSGKSTLLKTISGVLFPDEGRVMLRGRVAGLIEVGAGFHPDLSGRENVYLNGAILGMTREQIDARFDDIVAFSEIEQFIDTDVKYYSSGMFLRLAFSVAVHTDPDIFLVDEILSVGDEPFQRKCIARIQELQAQGRTMIIVSHELDMLERLCSRIVLLRKGTVVFDGDPEEAVRTLRAEG from the coding sequence ATGGTGCGGGTGGAGCAGATGACGAAGCGGTTCTCCCTGCGGCACAACCGTTCCCTGAAGGAACTGGTGTTCTCCGCACTGCAGCGCAAACCGCTGGGGGATACGTTCCTGGCCCTCGACCATGTCGACCTCTCCGTCCGGGCGGGGGAGACGGTCGGGCTCATCGGGTACAACGGCTCCGGCAAGTCGACCCTGCTGAAGACGATCAGCGGGGTGCTGTTCCCCGATGAGGGACGCGTCATGTTGCGAGGCCGCGTGGCGGGCCTGATCGAGGTCGGTGCCGGTTTCCATCCGGACCTCTCCGGCCGTGAGAACGTGTACCTCAACGGCGCGATCCTCGGGATGACCCGCGAGCAGATCGATGCCCGGTTCGATGACATCGTCGCGTTCAGCGAGATCGAGCAGTTCATCGACACCGATGTGAAGTACTACAGCTCGGGTATGTTCCTGCGGCTCGCCTTCTCGGTGGCGGTGCACACCGATCCGGACATCTTCCTGGTCGACGAGATCCTCTCCGTCGGCGATGAACCGTTCCAGCGCAAATGCATCGCGCGGATCCAGGAGCTGCAGGCCCAGGGCCGCACCATGATCATCGTGTCGCACGAGCTGGACATGCTCGAGCGCCTGTGCTCCCGCATCGTCCTGCTGCGCAAGGGCACCGTGGTCTTCGACGGCGACCCGGAGGAGGCTGTGCGCACCCTTCGCGCGGAGGGCTGA
- a CDS encoding ABC transporter permease — protein MSTPATRPAARVPSRAEQAEGWRAPGQDDGWLNPITQRFLLRLLVRKELRVRYRGSVLGMLWSYVKPAVQFVVFYIALGVFLQLSKGDEAYAVYLFSGIVVINLFGEVFGNATRSITGNAPLVSKIYLPAELFPWSSMLVALVHFLPQLLVLVVGAALFGWRPGPVEIGALLLGLLILVVFTVGLGLLTAAFNAAFRDVENFVDLIVMVATWLSPIMYRIALVEEAIGGTLWWWLYVLNPLTIVVELFHTAFWRYLPSTRTAVAADPSFASTDAAGLWWVGLLIAAATFAVGTFVFERSKRRFAQEL, from the coding sequence GTGAGCACCCCCGCGACGCGCCCCGCGGCCCGGGTACCCAGCCGCGCCGAACAGGCCGAGGGGTGGCGCGCCCCCGGGCAGGACGACGGCTGGCTGAACCCGATCACCCAGCGCTTCCTGCTGCGCCTTCTGGTGCGGAAGGAACTGCGGGTGCGGTACCGCGGCAGCGTGCTGGGCATGCTGTGGAGCTACGTCAAACCCGCCGTGCAGTTCGTGGTGTTCTACATCGCGCTCGGGGTCTTCCTGCAGCTGTCCAAGGGTGATGAGGCGTACGCCGTCTATCTGTTCTCCGGGATCGTGGTGATCAACCTCTTCGGGGAGGTGTTCGGCAACGCCACCCGATCCATCACCGGCAACGCGCCGTTGGTGTCGAAGATCTATCTGCCCGCGGAGTTGTTCCCCTGGTCCAGCATGCTGGTGGCCCTGGTGCATTTCCTGCCGCAGCTGTTGGTGCTGGTGGTGGGCGCGGCCCTGTTCGGCTGGCGTCCGGGGCCGGTGGAGATCGGCGCACTGCTGCTGGGATTGCTGATCCTGGTGGTCTTCACCGTCGGCCTGGGGTTGCTGACCGCTGCCTTCAATGCGGCCTTCCGCGACGTGGAGAACTTCGTGGACCTGATCGTCATGGTCGCCACCTGGCTCAGCCCGATCATGTATCGGATCGCTCTGGTGGAGGAGGCCATCGGCGGCACCCTGTGGTGGTGGTTGTACGTACTGAACCCGCTGACCATCGTGGTGGAGCTGTTCCACACGGCGTTCTGGCGCTACCTGCCGAGCACCCGCACCGCTGTGGCGGCCGATCCGAGCTTCGCGAGCACCGACGCGGCGGGGCTGTGGTGGGTGGGGCTGCTCATCGCCGCCGCCACCTTCGCCGTCGGCACCTTCGTGTTCGAACGGTCCAAGCGCCGCTTCGCCCAGGAGCTCTGA